The proteins below are encoded in one region of candidate division WOR-3 bacterium:
- a CDS encoding cold shock domain-containing protein has protein sequence MYGKVKWFDSKKGFGFIEKEDGSGDVFVHYADIVGDGYRVLREGERVKFEITSTPKGDKALKVERVSE, from the coding sequence ATCTACGGTAAGGTTAAGTGGTTCGATAGTAAGAAAGGCTTTGGATTTATAGAGAAAGAAGACGGCTCCGGTGATGTGTTCGTTCACTATGCAGATATAGTGGGTGATGGTTATCGGGTCCTTAGAGAAGGCGAAAGAGTTAAGTTTGAAATTACATCAACACCAAAAGGTGATAAAGCCTTGAAAGTCGAACGAGTAAGCGAATAA
- a CDS encoding GNAT family N-acetyltransferase: MSSRKVMMVTGKSGNQVGIKIRPLRIEDYDDLIRLWNEAGLPYKPEGRDRREKIAVELKHPTAVFLVAEKGGILIGSVFGTHDGRKGWINRLAVAPAYQRQGIGHRLVQEVERRFGKMGIEIIACLIEEWNKVSMTAFERMGYKRHSDIIYFTKRKGPKV; the protein is encoded by the coding sequence ATGTCGAGCCGGAAGGTGATGATGGTCACAGGTAAAAGCGGTAATCAGGTCGGTATTAAGATTCGGCCGTTACGCATCGAAGATTATGATGATCTCATTCGGTTGTGGAATGAAGCGGGATTACCTTATAAACCGGAAGGTCGGGACAGGAGAGAGAAAATCGCCGTTGAATTGAAACACCCCACTGCTGTATTTCTCGTTGCAGAGAAAGGCGGTATCTTGATCGGCTCGGTGTTCGGTACGCACGACGGTAGAAAGGGTTGGATAAACCGGCTTGCGGTCGCTCCGGCGTATCAAAGGCAGGGGATCGGTCATCGACTGGTGCAGGAGGTTGAGCGCCGTTTCGGAAAGATGGGGATAGAGATAATCGCCTGCCTGATTGAAGAGTGGAACAAAGTGTCCATGACGGCGTTTGAAAGGATGGGATATAAACGCCATTCCGATATCATCTATTTTACAAAAAGGAAGGGGCCGAAGGTTTAA
- a CDS encoding cation transporter gives MRMGDFFTSLFRLDRENRQRRYGYAAGVISIIVNIILSLVKFIMGMAVNSISLITDSIHSLSDVATSLVVIIGFRISTKLPDHKHPFGHGRAERVVSIIIACMLIIVGFEFFIQGFHRMRNPVPVEFRWLVVLILFITVICKEWLARFTFKLGRKIDSSALRADAWHHRADAVSTVLVIIGFIMYRFGLYYVDGILSILIACFIVYTGLGIIKESSSFLIGEAPSASFINRIKMIALKCDGINDVHHIHVHDYGGKYEITVHIRLKPDTLLDEAHKKATEVEECIKEFIEGAEVTVHVEPEGDDGHR, from the coding sequence ATGAGAATGGGTGATTTTTTCACCTCTCTATTTCGACTCGACCGTGAAAACAGACAGCGGAGATACGGATATGCCGCTGGTGTCATCAGTATTATAGTAAACATCATTCTTTCACTCGTGAAGTTTATCATGGGAATGGCGGTGAACAGTATCTCTCTTATTACAGACTCGATACATTCCCTTTCCGACGTCGCCACCTCGTTGGTGGTAATCATCGGTTTCAGGATTTCGACGAAACTTCCCGATCATAAGCATCCCTTTGGTCACGGTCGTGCAGAGCGGGTCGTCTCGATCATCATCGCCTGCATGCTCATCATCGTCGGCTTTGAGTTTTTTATCCAGGGATTCCATCGAATGCGGAATCCTGTTCCCGTGGAATTCAGGTGGCTTGTTGTTTTGATTCTTTTTATCACAGTTATCTGCAAAGAGTGGCTTGCACGCTTCACTTTTAAACTGGGAAGAAAGATCGATTCTTCAGCGCTGCGGGCTGATGCATGGCACCACCGCGCCGATGCCGTTTCAACAGTTCTTGTAATTATCGGATTTATAATGTATCGGTTCGGGCTTTATTATGTAGACGGAATTTTGAGTATACTGATTGCGTGTTTTATCGTATATACAGGTCTGGGGATCATTAAAGAATCATCCAGTTTTCTCATCGGTGAGGCACCTTCAGCGTCGTTTATCAACAGAATCAAGATGATCGCTTTGAAATGCGACGGCATAAATGATGTGCACCACATCCATGTCCACGACTACGGCGGAAAATATGAGATAACGGTCCATATCAGATTGAAACCCGATACCCTTCTTGATGAAGCCCATAAAAAAGCCACCGAAGTGGAAGAGTGTATAAAGGAGTTTATCGAAGGGGCAGAAGTGACTGTCCATGTCGAGCCGGAAGGTGATGATGGTCACAGGTAA
- a CDS encoding threonine synthase, translating into MTYIHHLECSKCGNKLEADRRWNLCTFCGKPLVVLYDLKKIKKKVKKEDILLRPQNLWRYHELLPIQSLDDVISLGEGYTPLIHAARLGQVLGFDNLYIKDEGRNPTGSFKARGMAVAVSRARELGVTELSLPSAGNAAGAMSAYAALGGLKAHIYMPRDVPKTFIVECIARGAQVQLVDGLINECGQRAASDAAQYGWFDMSTLKEPYRIEGKKTMGFEIAEQMGWTLPDVIIYPTGGGTGLIGMWKAFEELKNLGWVKSALPRMVVVQAKGCAPIVRAFEGGMESAAPWREAETIASGIRVPAAIGDFLILRTIRESRGTAVAVSDEDMMEAITQIGTTEGIFCCPEGAATLAAFKQLRSKRWIKDNETVVLFNTATGIKYAHLWVKNLRL; encoded by the coding sequence ATGACATATATACATCATTTAGAGTGCTCAAAGTGCGGCAATAAATTGGAAGCGGATCGCCGCTGGAATTTGTGTACTTTCTGCGGTAAACCTCTGGTGGTTCTGTATGACTTAAAGAAGATAAAGAAGAAGGTGAAGAAAGAGGATATACTGCTGAGACCTCAAAACCTCTGGCGTTATCACGAGTTATTGCCGATACAATCATTGGATGATGTCATCTCACTGGGGGAGGGATATACTCCCTTGATTCACGCCGCGCGGCTCGGTCAGGTTCTGGGATTCGATAATCTGTATATAAAAGATGAAGGCAGGAATCCGACCGGTTCTTTTAAAGCACGCGGTATGGCGGTGGCTGTTTCACGGGCGCGTGAGCTCGGGGTCACCGAACTTTCACTGCCTTCTGCAGGAAATGCCGCCGGTGCAATGAGCGCCTATGCCGCTCTCGGCGGATTGAAGGCGCATATTTATATGCCGCGCGATGTTCCCAAGACGTTCATCGTCGAGTGTATTGCAAGAGGAGCCCAGGTTCAGCTCGTCGACGGGCTCATCAACGAATGCGGTCAGCGTGCTGCAAGTGATGCAGCACAATACGGATGGTTTGATATGTCGACACTCAAAGAACCGTACCGTATCGAGGGCAAGAAGACCATGGGTTTTGAGATCGCTGAGCAGATGGGCTGGACATTACCGGATGTCATAATATATCCGACCGGAGGCGGTACAGGACTTATCGGTATGTGGAAGGCATTTGAGGAGTTGAAGAATTTAGGATGGGTCAAGTCTGCACTGCCCAGGATGGTCGTTGTTCAGGCAAAAGGTTGTGCTCCGATTGTGAGGGCGTTTGAAGGCGGTATGGAGTCGGCGGCACCCTGGCGGGAAGCAGAGACCATTGCCAGTGGAATCCGGGTGCCGGCTGCGATCGGTGATTTTCTTATTTTACGTACGATCCGCGAAAGCCGGGGGACGGCGGTTGCGGTTTCTGATGAAGATATGATGGAGGCGATAACCCAGATAGGAACCACAGAGGGAATATTCTGTTGCCCTGAAGGAGCGGCTACACTCGCCGCTTTCAAACAATTACGCAGTAAAAGATGGATCAAGGATAATGAAACAGTGGTCCTTTTCAACACCGCTACAGGCATCAAGTATGCCCACCTGTGGGTGAAAAATCTTCGTTTGTAA
- the hprK gene encoding HPr(Ser) kinase/phosphatase gives MKKITVETLYREKKDEFSFEILVGGEYLKTRKITTYDIFRPGMALAGYTGYFLGDRIAIIGKTEVSFLKTLPKRIKSRRIATVMRLVEPCIIVAKGLAIDKKFLEEAEKRKIPILRTPMSTTPFIHKLSTYLDYKLAPTKYIQGTLVDIYGVGVLLIGKPGTGKSECALDLIERGHRLVVDDLVKIIQRGNILVGSGAEKSDRLRHHIEIRGVGIVDIFRIFGVKSVRLRKRIEVVIELVLWDESKGDFDRVGLQRKTKTILDVKIPRYVVPLTPGKNISVIAEVIAMNHLLELRGIRPAEEYDRELRRVLSQMETPSVHYDEDIE, from the coding sequence ATGAAGAAGATAACAGTAGAAACTTTGTATCGTGAAAAGAAAGATGAATTTTCGTTTGAAATTCTCGTCGGCGGGGAGTATTTAAAGACAAGAAAGATAACAACCTATGATATCTTCAGACCCGGTATGGCTCTTGCCGGATATACCGGTTATTTCCTCGGTGACCGTATCGCCATCATCGGTAAGACAGAGGTTTCTTTTTTAAAGACGTTGCCGAAGAGAATAAAAAGCCGTCGCATCGCCACTGTTATGCGGCTCGTTGAACCCTGCATTATTGTCGCCAAAGGGCTGGCGATCGATAAGAAGTTTCTTGAAGAGGCAGAGAAACGCAAGATTCCGATTTTACGGACTCCGATGTCAACGACCCCCTTCATTCATAAGCTCTCGACATACCTCGATTATAAACTTGCTCCCACGAAATATATTCAGGGTACACTCGTGGACATCTATGGTGTCGGAGTACTCTTGATCGGAAAACCGGGTACGGGTAAGAGCGAATGTGCTCTTGATTTGATCGAGAGGGGGCATCGTCTCGTTGTCGATGATCTTGTGAAGATCATACAGCGGGGGAACATCCTTGTCGGCTCAGGTGCGGAAAAGAGTGATCGTTTGAGGCATCATATTGAGATTCGGGGCGTCGGGATTGTGGATATTTTTCGAATATTCGGTGTCAAATCAGTGCGTCTGAGAAAACGTATCGAGGTTGTTATTGAGCTGGTACTCTGGGATGAAAGTAAAGGCGATTTCGACCGTGTCGGTCTGCAAAGAAAGACGAAGACGATTCTTGATGTTAAAATCCCCCGTTATGTTGTTCCTCTTACACCCGGCAAGAATATATCGGTTATCGCCGAAGTGATTGCCATGAATCATCTGCTTGAACTGCGTGGTATCCGACCTGCTGAAGAATACGATAGAGAACTGCGGCGTGTTCTGTCTCAAATGGAAACCCCCAGTGTGCACTATGATGAAGATATAGAGTAA
- a CDS encoding long-chain fatty acid--CoA ligase, with amino-acid sequence MNKKIKNLGKVFEYAAEKFPDKLALKKGDTAYTYRQLKTEVIKLKNYLLYLGLKKGDKFAVLGENRPEWAIGYLAVVRAGLVCVPVDRLLSETEILHILRQSEARGIVVSEHYLEKIENVKEELKNLEFIIRMDEIKKLKSTREFSVPELDPDSLAVLIFTSGTTGTSKAVMLSHTNIFSNLIAIDSAIRVDENDTMVSIIPMHHTFEGTCGFLYPLYQGATVYYPASLKPKDLLAAMEEAKVTCIIAVPLFFEKFLGAVYRKISHSPLPTKILFNTIKGIGSAFKFLRKPLFAKVRKEMGLSNLRIACAGGAALTEKVARGLELFALPIIQGYGLTEASPVISVSPLERPKNRSVGIPIPGVEVRIDAPDENGIGEVVVRGPNVMLGYYKNKEATDKILRNGWLYTGDLGWIDREGYLYITGRKKSLIVTQSGKNVYPEELEEKLLKSQWVKEVLVVPRIEPETKKELICALIFPDYELLEKYSISADLTLTKEDIEELFKEEIKKVNEELPSYKRITRFELREEEFPKTTTQKIKRHLFIDRGLRV; translated from the coding sequence ATGAATAAAAAGATAAAAAATCTGGGGAAAGTTTTTGAATACGCCGCCGAGAAATTTCCGGATAAACTGGCTCTCAAAAAAGGAGATACCGCTTACACGTATCGGCAACTCAAGACAGAAGTGATAAAACTGAAGAATTATCTTCTTTATCTTGGATTGAAAAAGGGAGATAAGTTTGCGGTGCTGGGTGAGAACCGACCTGAATGGGCGATCGGATATCTGGCGGTTGTAAGGGCGGGATTGGTTTGTGTCCCTGTGGATCGATTGCTTTCAGAGACAGAAATTCTTCATATCCTTCGGCAGAGTGAAGCCAGAGGGATTGTGGTTTCTGAACACTATCTGGAAAAGATCGAAAACGTAAAAGAAGAATTGAAGAATCTGGAGTTCATCATTCGGATGGATGAAATAAAGAAGCTGAAGTCGACGCGGGAATTTTCTGTACCGGAATTGGATCCGGATTCATTGGCGGTGTTGATATTCACTTCCGGAACCACCGGTACTTCGAAGGCGGTTATGTTGAGCCATACAAATATTTTCAGTAATCTGATCGCAATCGACAGTGCGATCAGGGTGGATGAGAATGATACAATGGTTTCAATCATTCCGATGCACCACACATTTGAAGGAACGTGCGGCTTCCTGTATCCCCTTTATCAGGGCGCCACTGTTTATTACCCGGCGAGTTTGAAACCGAAAGACCTTCTGGCTGCAATGGAAGAAGCCAAGGTTACCTGCATCATCGCGGTGCCGCTCTTTTTCGAGAAATTTCTCGGAGCGGTTTATAGAAAAATATCACATTCCCCGCTTCCCACAAAGATTCTGTTTAACACGATTAAAGGGATAGGTTCGGCTTTTAAATTTTTGCGCAAACCGCTCTTTGCAAAGGTCCGTAAGGAGATGGGACTCAGTAATCTGCGTATCGCCTGTGCCGGCGGCGCCGCGCTTACTGAAAAAGTGGCACGCGGTCTGGAACTTTTCGCCCTGCCTATTATTCAGGGGTATGGTTTGACAGAGGCTTCACCGGTGATATCGGTGAGTCCTCTGGAAAGACCCAAGAATAGATCAGTGGGGATTCCTATCCCCGGGGTAGAGGTCAGAATAGATGCACCGGATGAAAACGGTATCGGTGAGGTTGTGGTACGGGGTCCGAATGTAATGCTCGGCTATTATAAAAACAAAGAAGCAACTGATAAGATTCTGCGTAACGGCTGGCTTTATACCGGCGACCTGGGGTGGATTGATAGAGAAGGATATCTTTATATCACCGGTCGAAAAAAGAGTTTGATCGTGACACAGAGCGGTAAGAATGTTTATCCGGAAGAACTGGAAGAAAAGTTATTGAAGAGTCAATGGGTGAAAGAAGTCCTTGTCGTACCGCGTATCGAACCGGAAACCAAAAAAGAACTGATCTGCGCCTTGATCTTTCCGGACTACGAATTGCTTGAAAAATACAGTATTTCAGCCGATCTTACTCTTACAAAAGAGGATATAGAAGAACTCTTTAAAGAGGAGATAAAGAAGGTAAACGAGGAGTTACCCTCTTACAAAAGAATCACACGGTTCGAATTGAGGGAAGAGGAGTTCCCCAAGACGACGACCCAGAAGATCAAGCGTCATCTCTTTATTGATCGGGGACTCAGGGTTTAA
- the raiA gene encoding ribosome-associated translation inhibitor RaiA has translation MDLKISAKNFQLTDALEKYAQKKISKLEKYSHHIIKGDLIFEKDKSFSIVELNLSVKHSTVISKVKNHDIYQGINEVFRKIERQLIKYEEKFRERKRIAQKTRRK, from the coding sequence ATGGATTTGAAGATATCCGCAAAAAATTTTCAACTCACTGATGCTCTGGAAAAATATGCACAGAAGAAAATCTCCAAACTGGAAAAGTACTCTCATCACATTATAAAAGGGGATCTGATTTTTGAAAAGGATAAGTCTTTCAGCATCGTTGAATTGAATCTTTCTGTCAAACATTCGACTGTCATAAGTAAGGTGAAGAATCACGATATCTATCAGGGGATAAATGAAGTCTTCAGAAAAATCGAGCGGCAGTTGATTAAATATGAAGAGAAATTCCGTGAAAGAAAGAGGATCGCCCAGAAGACAAGGCGGAAATGA
- the thiE gene encoding thiamine phosphate synthase → MQWERIADVNLNRLDESLKFLEDLIRFELANQKSLDLIRNIRREFLNIKRNLPWFEIIGHRKSQKDPGRHGKFDTRTDSSLKELVIANFTRAKESCRILEELTKSGTLGISRRVKELRFKIYDLEKTVAAILAKQFDPSLYVILDERYLGFHRIEDLVSIFEKNGVTMIQLRAKRLTARKFYNYAVRIKKAIRGDGLKFIINDRTDIALACRAHGVHLGQDDFNARIAREILGENYIIGVSARTTEEAERAVKQGADYLGVGAVFKTVTKADAVVCGLKTLQKICRKVNIPVVAIGGINAGNFQRVLKSGAAGIAVCSYIFDGDIKRKIRALTRKK, encoded by the coding sequence GTGCAGTGGGAGCGTATTGCGGACGTAAATTTGAATCGTCTCGATGAATCCCTGAAATTTTTAGAAGATTTAATCAGATTCGAACTTGCGAATCAAAAATCTCTTGATTTAATCAGAAACATAAGAAGAGAATTTTTGAATATCAAGAGGAATCTACCGTGGTTTGAAATCATCGGTCACCGCAAAAGCCAAAAGGATCCGGGCAGGCATGGTAAGTTTGACACCCGGACCGACTCTTCTTTGAAAGAACTTGTTATCGCCAACTTTACACGTGCAAAGGAGTCCTGTCGCATTCTCGAGGAACTTACCAAGAGCGGAACACTGGGCATAAGCCGCAGAGTGAAAGAGCTCAGGTTCAAAATTTATGATCTGGAAAAGACTGTGGCAGCTATACTGGCAAAACAGTTCGATCCCTCATTGTATGTGATTCTCGATGAAAGGTATTTAGGTTTCCACAGGATAGAAGATCTTGTGAGCATCTTTGAGAAAAACGGCGTTACAATGATTCAATTGAGAGCCAAGAGATTGACGGCCAGGAAGTTTTACAATTATGCAGTCAGGATTAAGAAGGCGATAAGGGGTGACGGTTTAAAGTTCATCATTAACGACCGTACCGATATTGCTTTAGCCTGCCGCGCCCATGGAGTTCATTTAGGACAGGATGATTTTAATGCCAGGATCGCCCGTGAGATTCTTGGAGAGAACTATATAATCGGGGTTTCGGCACGGACAACAGAGGAAGCGGAAAGAGCGGTGAAACAGGGAGCGGATTACCTCGGTGTCGGTGCTGTTTTTAAAACCGTGACCAAAGCCGACGCTGTTGTATGCGGTTTGAAGACCCTGCAGAAGATCTGCAGGAAGGTCAATATCCCGGTGGTGGCGATCGGCGGTATCAACGCCGGGAATTTTCAGCGTGTTCTTAAAAGCGGCGCCGCCGGTATCGCGGTTTGTTCATATATTTTCGACGGAGATATCAAAAGAAAGATTCGTGCATTGACACGAAAAAAATAA
- a CDS encoding translation elongation factor-like protein, with amino-acid sequence MEKLIGTITHYFGKIGVAVLKVTDDEVAVGDTIHIKGKHTDFTQTINSMQVEHENIEKAKKGNEVGLKVEQPVHEKDEVYKVTE; translated from the coding sequence ATGGAAAAATTAATCGGTACGATCACCCACTATTTCGGTAAGATCGGTGTGGCGGTTCTGAAAGTAACCGACGACGAAGTGGCGGTCGGTGATACGATCCATATCAAAGGGAAACATACCGACTTCACCCAAACAATAAACTCGATGCAGGTTGAACACGAAAATATCGAAAAAGCGAAGAAAGGTAATGAAGTGGGTTTGAAGGTCGAACAACCGGTTCACGAAAAGGACGAGGTCTATAAAGTAACCGAATAA